The Saprospiraceae bacterium sequence ATTTTTCATTCAAGTTGTCAGGGGGATTTAGTGAGCTAAGAGAGTCACATTTTCATGCAGGTATTGACATCAAACCATCCATAAAAGGTAAAAAGGACCGCATATACAGCATCGGCCAAGGATATGTGTCCAGAATTAAGGTGTCGACAGGAGGATATGGATATGGCTTATATATCGAGCATCCTGAGACTGGTTTTACTTCTGTATATGGTCATCTGGAATCATTTTCATCAAGAATAGACGAAATTGTAAAGCAACATCAAAATAAAACTGCATCATTTGAGGTCGATATCGCATTGACTCCGGATATCTTGCCGGTATCAAAGGGAGAAGTCATTGGTATCATGGGCAATTCAGGATATTCATTTGGCGATCACCTGCATTTTGAAGTAAGAGATACCAAAACAGAAAGACCTGTCAATCCATTTTTATTTGGTTTTTCAGCTCCGGACAAAATATCTCCCTCATTGGTCAATCTGGGCATACATGGTCTTGACGAAAATTTCCATAAGCTTTATGATAAAAAAATCCCATTACCTGCAGCTGAAAATGGGATCATTCAGATCGTGGAACCAATAGAAATTCCTGCTGAAAAAATAGGACTTGCACTTCATACCTATGACAGAGCTGATGGTGAACACAACAAAATGGGTATATATGGCCTCCATGTATATGCTGATGAAAAACTGATATACAGTTATCACATGGATAAAATTTCATTTGATCAGTCCCGTCAAGTCACTGGCTTTTATGATTATGCAGAAAGAAAACAGTCTGGCCAGTCTTATTCATTATGCTATAAACTACCGGGAGTTGAAATTGATTTTCTTGGTAAATCAGGAAGTGGCATCATCAAAATTTCACCTGATACTATTACAAAAATAAGAATGGTAGCTGAAGATTTCCATCGTAACCGAAAGACCTTAATCTTTAATCTAAAAAGAACTGAAAATATTATCGAGAAAGTTCAACACAATCCATATACCCGCTGGGTGAATATAGGTCAGCCCGCCGAAATCAGAGATGCCGGTGCTATTGTTATCTTTGGTAAAAATGCTCTTTACAGGAGTATTCCCTTTTTATTGGAAAAAAAACCCAATCCAAAAGGGAACACAATCTACCAGGTACATCATGAGAGAGAAGCACTCAAATCAAATATCGAGCTGCTGCTAAAACCAGATGTACTATATCCGGCACTCCGCAACAAGGCTATCATCGTCTGGATATCAGAAAAAGGCAAAAAGCACAATTGCGGAGGTACCTGGCAAGACAACTTTCTTCGGTGCAGAATCAATGAATTCGGTACTTTCACTATGCAGTACGATACCATCCCACCCACCATTAAAACTATTCTTTTTCGACCCAGAAATGGAAATACAAACAAATTCAAATTTGAAGTAAAAGATGACCTTCCTGTGAAAGGCAGAGATGCCGGAGATATTCAATATACAGTAAAAATTGATGGTAACATCATCATTAGCCCCT is a genomic window containing:
- a CDS encoding M23 family metallopeptidase — protein: MVNRAFLFTILFIIGSRCFVIGQSLAVPAGTFVSPVDFSFKLSGGFSELRESHFHAGIDIKPSIKGKKDRIYSIGQGYVSRIKVSTGGYGYGLYIEHPETGFTSVYGHLESFSSRIDEIVKQHQNKTASFEVDIALTPDILPVSKGEVIGIMGNSGYSFGDHLHFEVRDTKTERPVNPFLFGFSAPDKISPSLVNLGIHGLDENFHKLYDKKIPLPAAENGIIQIVEPIEIPAEKIGLALHTYDRADGEHNKMGIYGLHVYADEKLIYSYHMDKISFDQSRQVTGFYDYAERKQSGQSYSLCYKLPGVEIDFLGKSGSGIIKISPDTITKIRMVAEDFHRNRKTLIFNLKRTENIIEKVQHNPYTRWVNIGQPAEIRDAGAIVIFGKNALYRSIPFLLEKKPNPKGNTIYQVHHEREALKSNIELLLKPDVLYPALRNKAIIVWISEKGKKHNCGGTWQDNFLRCRINEFGTFTMQYDTIPPTIKTILFRPRNGNTNKFKFEVKDDLPVKGRDAGDIQYTVKIDGNIIISPYDSKSSVLEVPVHHLNPGEHDLLITVRDHSGNIREFKSRFVK